Proteins co-encoded in one Arachis hypogaea cultivar Tifrunner chromosome 11, arahy.Tifrunner.gnm2.J5K5, whole genome shotgun sequence genomic window:
- the LOC112723186 gene encoding uncharacterized protein, with translation MEEGKREKKKKEEEASTTATAITMANSVAFSDEIPITNTNTINTSYPFSSIFDMMPLPLLPSSDHKTSANGFIDLLALHDYTPSLFDWLPAEATPQQITSSQQQPLPSPASSNVPDCSEVLNTPASPNSSSISSSSNEGGAGVGSNNNNAEEHNGGKVVADDEHEAEDEDADGSKENQDKTKKQLKAKKKNQKKQREPRFAFMTKSEVDHLDDGYRWRKYGQKAVKNSPYPRSYYRCTTSGCGVKKRVERSSDDPSIVVTTYEGQHTHPCPATSRAALAFMHEPSFATIGSSSPHFLLPHQQHFQQPPPPPSLYNSTTTTNPTPPNNASSFGTFVLQDGAFAAASRLSMDQAFLRDHGLLQDIVPSQIRKEDNIE, from the exons ATGgaagaagggaagagagagaagaagaagaaggaagaagaagcatCCACCACTGCTACTGCTATTACTATGGCTAATTCCGTCGCATTTTCCGATGAGATTCCGatcacaaacacaaacacaatcAACACTTCTTACCCTTTCTCAAGCATCTTTGACATGATGCCACTTCCATTACTACCCTCTTCTGATCACAAAACTTCTGCCAATGGCTTCATCGACTTGCTCGCTCTCCATGACTACACTCCTTCCTTATTCGATTGGCTTCCCGCCGAAGCCACGCCGCAGCAAATCACCAGCAGCCAGCAGCAGCCTCTGCCGTCGCCGGCGAGCTCCAATGTCCCGGACTGTTCGGAGGTTTTGAACACTCCGGCGTCACCAAACTCGTCGTCGATTTCGTCTTCGTCGAACGAAGGCGGCGCCGGCGtcggcagcaacaacaacaacgcgGAAGAGCATAACGGTGGGAAAGTAGTTGCGGATGATGAACATGAAGCAGAGGATGAAGACGCCGATGGATCCAAAGAGAATCAAGACAAGACTAAGAAACA ATtgaaagcaaagaaaaagaatcAAAAGAAGCAAAGAGAACCTCGGTTTGCGTTTATGACAAAGAGCGAAGTGGATCATTTAGACGACGGTTACAGATGGCGTAAGTACGGAcagaaagcagtgaaaaatagCCCTTATCCAAG GAGCTACTATCGTTGCACCACTTCCGGGTGTGGTGTTAAGAAGCGCGTGGAGCGTTCTTCCGACGACCCAAGCATTGTTGTAACTACCTATGAAGGGCAGCACACTCACCCTTGTCCCGCTACCTCACGCGCCGCACTCGCGTTCATGCACGAACCCTCCTTCGCCACCATTGGATCTTCTTCTCCACACTTTCTGCTTCCTCATCAACAACACTTCCAGCAACCGCCGCCTCCGCCTTCGTTATATAACTCCACTACTACTACTAATCCAACTCCACCTAATAATGCGTCGTCGTTTGGGACCTTCGTTCTTCAGGATGGAGCTTTTGCTGCAGCTTCTAGGTTGAGCATGGATCAAGCTTTCTTGAGAGACCATGGTCTTCTTCAGGACATTGTTCCATCTCAGATCAGGAAGGAGGATAACATCGAATGA